The following are from one region of the Francisella opportunistica genome:
- a CDS encoding MFS transporter has product MKLHNIKGYAWIVVGLSSFLLIDKYIMNVSPSLIANELMSSFSINATEMSAMISLFLWSVVFCQFFVAGPIIDKLGFRKVSFFSLILSALGLLLFVLSADIHSFALGCISRLMIGIGASFATVGYIKAAAVWFDPRKFAFVCSFLMTAAMTGALLGQVPLVYLIELTGSWHRALISYACFSIVIALLYLALVRDYNPDASYANQIKGNTGTLAGIKKVLLNKNNWYLTLYTGLTFTTIDVFGGIWGNNYFRELYSITAKDASYIVSMMFLGLAIGSPIIGKLSEKFDNRVGIMVIFHIIATISLAVVLQFKLTPPISGVLLFIFGFCLGVYMLAFAIGNRINPVVVAATVAALINTGEPLLGALSDPLIGHLLDLTWTGQYIDAQNHISTIVSEGAHRYFHINAYHHAFLILVFSMIVSFFLLILVKDKEIK; this is encoded by the coding sequence ATGAAATTACATAATATAAAAGGTTATGCATGGATTGTAGTTGGGTTAAGCTCATTTCTACTAATCGATAAATATATAATGAATGTTTCTCCTAGCTTGATTGCCAATGAGCTAATGAGTAGTTTTTCAATAAATGCTACTGAAATGAGCGCAATGATCTCACTATTTTTATGGTCTGTAGTGTTTTGCCAGTTCTTTGTTGCAGGACCTATTATTGATAAGCTAGGATTTAGAAAAGTAAGTTTTTTCTCATTGATCTTGTCTGCGTTGGGTCTATTATTATTTGTATTATCTGCAGATATCCATAGTTTTGCATTAGGTTGTATCTCAAGACTAATGATAGGTATTGGGGCTTCATTTGCAACAGTTGGCTATATTAAAGCAGCTGCAGTATGGTTTGATCCACGCAAGTTTGCTTTTGTGTGTAGCTTTTTGATGACAGCAGCAATGACTGGAGCTTTGCTAGGTCAAGTACCACTTGTTTATCTAATAGAGCTTACAGGTTCGTGGCATAGAGCATTAATTAGTTATGCTTGTTTTAGTATTGTTATAGCACTTTTATATTTAGCTTTAGTCAGAGACTATAATCCTGATGCTTCATACGCAAATCAAATAAAAGGTAATACTGGAACACTTGCTGGAATAAAGAAAGTCCTTTTAAATAAAAATAATTGGTATCTTACTTTATATACTGGCCTTACTTTTACCACAATAGATGTTTTTGGTGGAATTTGGGGTAATAACTATTTTAGAGAGTTATATAGTATCACAGCAAAAGATGCATCATATATTGTTTCGATGATGTTCTTAGGACTTGCGATTGGTTCACCTATAATTGGTAAGCTTTCTGAGAAATTTGATAATAGAGTTGGGATTATGGTGATTTTTCATATTATTGCGACAATTTCCCTAGCCGTAGTTCTACAATTTAAACTTACACCACCAATTTCTGGGGTTTTACTATTTATTTTTGGTTTTTGCTTAGGTGTATATATGCTAGCTTTTGCAATTGGTAACCGTATAAATCCAGTGGTAGTTGCTGCAACAGTAGCTGCCTTGATAAATACTGGTGAGCCTTTATTAGGTGCTTTATCTGATCCACTAATAGGTCATTTATTAGATTTGACATGGACGGGCCAGTATATAGATGCACAAAACCATATTAGTACTATAGTTTCAGAAGGAGCGCATAGATATTTTCATATAAATGCTTATCATCATGCTTTTTTAATCCTTGTGTTTAGCATGATTGTATCATTTTTCTTGCTGATTTTAGTAAAAGATAAAGAAATCAAATAA
- the hisS gene encoding histidine--tRNA ligase, whose amino-acid sequence MSKLTIIRGFNDVLPLDSYKWQFLETKIKFILDRYNYSETRLPVVEKSELFHRIVGENSDIVSKETYDFQDRNGDSLTLRPEGTAGCVRMVIENNLANRGQTQKLWYCGPMFRYERPQKGRYRQFYQLGVEAYGFDGIAIDLEILAITWSLFKELGISEYVTLELNSLGSSINRQEYTHSLIEYLKPYHTELDEDSIKRLDKNPLRILDSKVEKTQQILANAPKLIDFIDQDLRLRFKQTCQCLDALGVAYKLNQNLVRGLDYYSGLVFEWTTDKLGSQSAICAGGRYDSLIEDLGGQKTAAIGFAIGMERLLILLEDLGKLPRQVNNCDVFFVLDSNQLHRSLVIVENIRQELPKLRIDMDLKFGSFKSQFKKADKSGAKVAIIIGQDELDKGFAGIKYLQQDKEQQQVAFNDLINFLER is encoded by the coding sequence ATGAGTAAGCTTACTATTATTCGTGGATTTAATGATGTACTGCCGCTAGATAGTTATAAATGGCAATTCTTAGAAACAAAAATAAAATTCATACTTGATAGATATAACTACAGTGAAACAAGGCTACCTGTTGTTGAGAAAAGTGAGCTGTTTCATAGAATTGTCGGTGAAAACTCTGATATAGTTTCAAAAGAGACTTATGATTTTCAAGACCGCAATGGTGATAGTCTCACGCTACGTCCAGAAGGAACGGCTGGTTGTGTTAGAATGGTTATTGAAAATAACTTAGCTAATCGAGGACAGACGCAGAAACTATGGTATTGTGGTCCTATGTTTCGCTATGAGCGTCCACAAAAAGGTCGCTACAGACAATTTTATCAGCTTGGAGTTGAAGCTTATGGTTTCGATGGTATAGCTATTGACTTAGAAATTCTTGCTATTACATGGAGTCTTTTCAAAGAGCTTGGAATTTCTGAGTATGTAACTTTAGAATTAAATAGTCTTGGTTCGAGCATTAATAGACAAGAGTATACTCATTCACTAATTGAATATCTAAAACCATATCATACTGAGCTTGATGAAGACTCTATCAAGAGATTGGATAAGAATCCTCTAAGAATATTAGATTCTAAGGTAGAGAAGACACAACAAATCTTAGCAAACGCACCTAAGCTTATTGATTTTATAGACCAAGATTTGCGATTGAGATTTAAGCAAACTTGTCAATGTTTAGATGCTTTAGGTGTTGCGTATAAGTTAAATCAAAACCTTGTCAGAGGTTTGGATTATTATAGTGGCTTGGTTTTTGAATGGACTACTGATAAGCTTGGCTCACAGAGTGCGATCTGTGCAGGTGGTCGTTACGATAGTCTAATAGAGGATCTTGGTGGTCAAAAAACAGCTGCGATAGGTTTTGCTATAGGCATGGAGCGCTTGCTAATATTATTAGAAGATTTAGGTAAATTGCCTAGACAAGTCAACAATTGTGATGTGTTTTTTGTATTAGACAGTAATCAGCTTCATCGGTCTCTAGTTATAGTTGAGAATATTCGTCAAGAGCTTCCTAAGCTTAGAATAGATATGGATCTGAAATTTGGCAGCTTTAAATCACAATTCAAGAAAGCTGATAAATCTGGAGCTAAAGTTGCTATAATAATTGGACAAGATGAGTTAGATAAAGGCTTTGCTGGTATAAAATACCTTCAGCAAGACAAAGAACAACAACAAGTTGCTTTTAATGATTTGATTAATTTTTTAGAAAGATAG
- the rbfA gene encoding 30S ribosome-binding factor RbfA yields MAAEGRVQRVASELQKVISLLLRTRIKDTKLASATITEVDLSKDLSYAKVYYTCLAVEEAEYIDKAFEKSKGFFRASIAKSLSLRIVPNLKFIYDTSLDYGMQMEEKIQQALDADSKIIKQEDKSLQENYKHNDKETKAEKLR; encoded by the coding sequence ATGGCTGCAGAGGGTAGAGTACAAAGAGTTGCAAGTGAGCTTCAGAAAGTTATATCTTTATTACTGCGTACTAGAATAAAAGATACTAAGCTGGCTAGTGCAACTATTACAGAAGTTGATCTTTCTAAGGATCTATCTTATGCAAAAGTATATTATACCTGCTTAGCTGTTGAGGAAGCTGAATATATTGACAAGGCATTTGAAAAATCAAAAGGTTTCTTTAGAGCATCTATAGCTAAGTCATTAAGCTTACGAATTGTTCCAAACCTTAAGTTTATTTATGACACTTCGCTTGATTACGGTATGCAAATGGAAGAAAAAATCCAGCAAGCACTCGATGCTGATTCAAAAATCATCAAGCAAGAAGATAAATCGTTACAAGAAAACTATAAACACAACGATAAAGAAACTAAAGCTGAGAAGTTAAGGTAG
- the infB gene encoding translation initiation factor IF-2 yields MAEITVGQLAQQTNKEVDALLKQLKSFGIEKSSEKDTLTPAEMKTLLEKINNTKNTVTRKKVTSVKLDGKHKINVSVKRKRRIAKRVEEQEPATVEQVQELETSTQDSQLIEAVKEQGVMQNSIEQAVENEVVEQRQDEIKRTVIKGGGFKITAMPEIKVEEVTAENDEDTAANNKQVKKKSAKKVFSEATNTNTKYKREEEEKKSKVKKAGGKGFKKANPRQLSQLAGDMESFDEFGAKKGKLKAPKVKKQEFTKPVENTVRTVEIHEGITVSELAQKMAVKGAEIVKVLFNMGVMATINQSLDQDTAILIVEEKGHKYTLHNENALEEAVTTVDRSLYKKISRAPVVTIMGHVDHGKTSLLDYIRKTRVVAGEAGGITQHIGAYSVKTDKGSITFLDTPGHEAFTSMRARGAKSTDIVILVVAADDGVMPQTEEAIQHAKAARVPIVVAVNKIDKPEADPDKVIGELAQRDVIPESWGGDVMFVNVSAKTGEGVADLLDAVLLQSEVLELEAFAEGLAEGVVIESRLEKGRGPVATVLVQNGNLKQGDNILCGTEYGRVRAMHNDLGKKIKAAGPATPVEILGLSGVPAAGDEMVVIENEKKAKELAAQRSQKQKEAKIAQEQALKLSNMFNNMGKEGEQQVLKIILKGDVQGSVEAIRESLLKLSTDEVKVDIIASGIGAITSSDVTLAVASTAVVIGFNVRADNAAKKLAETDGVEFRYYNIIYDLIDDVKKAMSGLLSPEMKEQIIGIAEVREVYRSSKFGSIAGCMVVEGVVKRTNPIRVLRNNVVIYEGTLESLKRFKDDASEVKKGLECGIGVKNYNDVREGDQIEVFEVIEVAKEL; encoded by the coding sequence ATGGCAGAGATTACAGTTGGGCAGTTAGCACAGCAAACAAATAAAGAAGTAGATGCACTACTAAAACAGCTTAAATCTTTTGGTATTGAGAAGTCTAGTGAGAAAGATACATTAACTCCAGCAGAAATGAAAACACTTCTAGAGAAGATTAATAATACCAAAAATACCGTGACTAGAAAGAAAGTAACTTCAGTTAAGCTTGATGGTAAACATAAGATAAATGTTTCAGTCAAAAGAAAAAGACGAATTGCTAAGAGAGTAGAAGAACAAGAACCTGCCACAGTAGAACAGGTACAAGAGCTTGAAACCTCAACTCAAGATTCTCAGTTAATAGAAGCTGTAAAAGAACAAGGTGTAATGCAAAATAGTATTGAACAGGCTGTTGAAAACGAAGTGGTTGAGCAGCGTCAAGATGAAATAAAAAGAACGGTTATAAAAGGTGGTGGTTTTAAGATAACTGCAATGCCGGAAATTAAGGTTGAGGAAGTTACCGCTGAGAATGATGAAGATACAGCAGCGAACAATAAACAAGTCAAGAAAAAATCTGCTAAGAAAGTTTTCTCTGAAGCTACTAATACTAATACAAAGTATAAACGAGAAGAAGAAGAGAAAAAATCTAAAGTAAAGAAAGCTGGAGGCAAAGGTTTCAAAAAAGCTAATCCAAGACAGCTTTCACAACTTGCTGGTGATATGGAGTCATTTGATGAGTTTGGAGCTAAGAAAGGTAAACTAAAAGCACCAAAAGTCAAAAAACAAGAATTTACAAAACCAGTTGAGAATACGGTCAGGACTGTAGAAATTCACGAAGGTATTACTGTAAGTGAACTGGCGCAAAAAATGGCGGTTAAAGGTGCTGAAATCGTTAAAGTACTATTTAATATGGGTGTGATGGCGACAATTAATCAATCGCTAGATCAAGATACGGCAATTTTGATTGTTGAAGAGAAGGGGCATAAATATACGCTACACAATGAAAATGCTCTTGAAGAAGCGGTAACAACAGTTGATAGAAGCTTATACAAGAAAATTTCTCGAGCTCCAGTTGTAACTATAATGGGACATGTTGACCATGGTAAGACATCATTGCTAGACTATATTCGTAAAACACGAGTAGTTGCGGGTGAAGCTGGTGGTATAACACAGCATATTGGCGCATATTCTGTTAAGACAGATAAAGGTTCTATTACATTCTTAGATACTCCAGGCCATGAAGCTTTTACTTCAATGCGTGCACGTGGTGCTAAGAGTACAGATATCGTAATTTTAGTTGTTGCTGCTGATGATGGTGTTATGCCTCAAACTGAAGAAGCAATTCAGCATGCTAAAGCAGCAAGAGTTCCAATTGTTGTTGCGGTAAATAAAATTGATAAGCCAGAAGCTGATCCTGATAAAGTAATTGGTGAACTTGCGCAAAGGGATGTAATCCCAGAATCATGGGGTGGTGATGTAATGTTTGTAAACGTTTCTGCTAAGACTGGTGAAGGTGTTGCTGATCTATTAGATGCGGTACTTTTACAATCAGAAGTTCTAGAATTAGAGGCATTTGCTGAGGGCTTAGCTGAAGGTGTCGTAATTGAGTCACGTCTAGAAAAAGGTCGTGGTCCAGTCGCAACTGTACTTGTGCAAAATGGTAACCTTAAACAAGGTGATAATATCTTATGTGGTACCGAATACGGTAGAGTAAGGGCTATGCATAATGATCTTGGTAAAAAGATAAAAGCAGCCGGCCCAGCTACTCCTGTGGAGATACTTGGTTTATCAGGTGTGCCAGCAGCTGGTGATGAGATGGTTGTGATTGAAAATGAGAAGAAAGCAAAAGAACTTGCAGCTCAACGCTCACAGAAACAAAAAGAAGCTAAAATTGCTCAAGAACAAGCACTTAAACTATCAAACATGTTTAATAACATGGGTAAAGAAGGTGAACAGCAAGTACTTAAGATTATCCTTAAAGGCGATGTACAAGGTTCTGTTGAGGCAATTAGAGAGTCATTGCTTAAACTTTCAACAGATGAGGTTAAGGTTGATATAATTGCAAGCGGTATAGGAGCGATTACATCTTCAGATGTGACTTTGGCTGTGGCTTCAACGGCGGTTGTTATAGGTTTTAATGTCCGTGCTGATAATGCAGCTAAGAAACTTGCAGAAACTGATGGTGTAGAATTCCGTTATTACAACATTATTTATGATTTAATAGATGATGTTAAAAAAGCAATGTCTGGTTTACTTTCTCCAGAAATGAAAGAGCAGATTATTGGTATCGCTGAGGTTAGAGAAGTTTATCGTTCATCTAAATTTGGCTCAATTGCTGGATGTATGGTTGTAGAGGGCGTGGTCAAGCGCACTAATCCTATCCGTGTCTTGCGTAATAATGTTGTTATTTACGAAGGTACACTAGAGTCGCTTAAAAGATTCAAAGACGATGCTAGTGAAGTCAAAAAAGGCTTGGAGTGTGGTATTGGTGTCAAAAACTACAATGATGTCCGTGAGGGCGACCAAATAGAGGTGTTTGAGGTTATCGAGGTTGCTAAGGAGTTGTAA
- the nusA gene encoding transcription termination factor NusA: MSKELLLVLETVANEKDISKDLLFEAMEEALAIITKKELDEHMNIEVKIDRVTGDFKADRVWHIVSEDEDLIDYSKELYEDVAQEKGYNVKAGDVIREPVEVKEYGRIAATMAKQILMKKIKNFEREKSARFYQNKIGDIVYGEIKRATYEILVIDLGNNAEGILPKKDLIARERYRVGDRIRACVEGVECDESGKPNTVMLSRSSNTMLKALFKLEVPEVEEELINIVNVVREPGFRSKVTVKSNDQRIDPCGACVGVRGSRIHSIMNELNGEKVDVILWNEDIVQYAINSLSPVDAADILEVNVDEETNSMDIVVKQESLSKAIGKNGVNVRLASALIGWKINVLSDAEQEEKQMSIVEKFVEALDIDHDFALVLIEEGIETLEDLAYLDRAELLEIEGFDEEVVDELQERAKTVILSQALGGKKPAQDLLNMQGMSRDLAEQLAQNNIVTMEDLAELSVDELLDIVLMDEEQAIDLIMQARAPWFE, from the coding sequence ATGAGCAAAGAATTATTGTTAGTATTAGAAACTGTAGCAAATGAAAAAGATATATCAAAAGATCTTTTATTTGAGGCTATGGAAGAGGCTTTGGCTATTATAACTAAGAAAGAGCTTGATGAGCATATGAATATCGAAGTTAAAATCGATAGAGTTACTGGTGATTTTAAGGCTGATAGAGTTTGGCATATTGTTTCTGAAGATGAAGATTTAATTGATTATTCAAAAGAGCTTTATGAAGATGTTGCTCAAGAAAAAGGCTATAATGTAAAGGCTGGTGATGTTATACGTGAACCTGTAGAAGTCAAAGAATACGGGCGTATAGCTGCAACAATGGCTAAGCAAATTCTAATGAAAAAAATCAAGAATTTTGAAAGAGAAAAGTCAGCTAGATTCTATCAAAATAAAATTGGTGATATTGTTTACGGTGAAATAAAACGCGCTACTTATGAAATTTTGGTTATTGATTTAGGTAATAATGCTGAGGGGATCTTACCTAAAAAAGATCTTATAGCTAGAGAAAGATATCGTGTCGGTGATAGGATAAGAGCTTGTGTTGAGGGTGTTGAATGCGATGAGTCTGGTAAGCCAAACACGGTTATGTTAAGTCGCTCAAGCAATACAATGCTTAAAGCTTTATTTAAGCTTGAAGTGCCAGAAGTTGAAGAAGAGCTTATTAACATAGTAAATGTGGTTCGTGAGCCTGGCTTTAGATCTAAAGTAACTGTTAAAAGTAATGATCAAAGAATAGACCCTTGTGGTGCTTGTGTTGGTGTGAGAGGCTCTAGAATACATTCTATAATGAATGAGCTAAATGGTGAGAAAGTTGATGTTATACTTTGGAATGAGGATATAGTTCAGTATGCTATTAACTCCTTATCACCTGTAGATGCTGCAGATATCTTAGAAGTAAATGTTGATGAAGAAACTAACTCGATGGATATTGTTGTTAAGCAAGAAAGCTTATCTAAAGCAATCGGTAAAAATGGTGTGAACGTAAGATTGGCAAGCGCACTGATTGGTTGGAAGATTAATGTTCTATCAGATGCTGAGCAAGAAGAAAAGCAAATGTCTATAGTAGAGAAGTTTGTTGAAGCTTTGGATATAGATCATGATTTTGCATTAGTTTTGATTGAAGAAGGTATAGAAACTCTTGAAGATTTGGCATATTTAGATAGAGCAGAGCTTTTAGAAATTGAAGGTTTTGATGAAGAGGTCGTCGATGAACTTCAAGAGAGAGCCAAAACAGTTATTTTATCTCAAGCTTTAGGTGGTAAAAAACCAGCACAAGATTTGCTTAATATGCAAGGTATGAGTAGAGATTTAGCTGAGCAGCTAGCGCAGAATAATATAGTTACTATGGAAGATCTAGCAGAGCTGTCTGTAGATGAGTTGCTTGATATTGTACTTATGGATGAAGAGCAAGCAATAGATTTAATTATGCAAGCAAGAGCTCCTTGGTTTGAATAA
- the rimP gene encoding ribosome maturation factor RimP produces the protein MLLDDLYEIVEPITADLGYILWGIEVVGSGKPTIRIFIDHENGVSVDDCQIVSKEISAIFDVENPISGKYVLEVSSPGMNRQIFNIIQAQALVGFNVKAVTLAPVESQTKFKGVLERIEGNNVILKLEDGKEISFDFDELKKLRVSPDFS, from the coding sequence ATGTTACTAGATGATTTATATGAGATAGTAGAACCCATTACAGCTGATCTAGGCTATATTTTATGGGGAATTGAGGTTGTAGGAAGCGGTAAACCTACCATACGTATTTTTATTGATCATGAGAATGGTGTTTCAGTTGATGATTGTCAAATAGTTAGTAAAGAAATAAGTGCAATTTTCGATGTTGAGAATCCAATTTCAGGCAAATATGTGCTTGAAGTCTCTTCTCCAGGGATGAATCGCCAAATTTTTAATATAATTCAGGCACAAGCTTTAGTAGGTTTTAATGTAAAGGCAGTTACTCTAGCACCAGTTGAGTCACAAACAAAGTTTAAGGGTGTGCTAGAGAGAATAGAAGGTAATAATGTTATTCTGAAGCTGGAAGATGGTAAGGAGATAAGTTTTGATTTTGATGAGCTTAAAAAGCTAAGAGTATCGCCAGATTTTAGTTAG
- the hemE gene encoding uroporphyrinogen decarboxylase — translation MRELFLDAFKHEKLEKPPVWIMRQAGRYLPEYRAVRAKFDNFMDMCRNAEACCEVALHPLQRYDLDAAIVFSDILTIPEAMGMDLKFIKGTGPVFSEPIQSQKDLVKLKSVEEIVGSLDYVYNAVKTTSSAINVPLIGFTGSPWTLAAYMIEGSGSKQFNKLRKMMYADPKLMHTLLQRLADITIIYLLEQVKAGASSLMIFDTWGGILPLEHYKDFSLKYMDYIAKNVKQKVNVPVVFFTKSGANFFEELKNRSCDGVGVDWSVTLKQARHRIGVGKVLQGNFDPAFLYGSKESIRATVKANVEFIQSDKLNNYIVNLGHGIYPDIDPDNVKVMIDAVREFSV, via the coding sequence ATGAGAGAATTATTTTTAGATGCTTTTAAGCATGAGAAGTTAGAAAAGCCACCTGTTTGGATAATGCGTCAAGCTGGTAGATACCTGCCAGAGTATCGTGCGGTTAGGGCAAAATTTGATAATTTTATGGATATGTGTCGTAATGCTGAAGCCTGCTGTGAAGTAGCACTTCATCCACTCCAAAGATATGATCTTGATGCAGCGATTGTTTTTTCAGATATTCTGACAATTCCGGAAGCTATGGGAATGGATCTTAAGTTTATCAAAGGTACTGGGCCGGTATTTTCTGAGCCAATACAGTCGCAAAAAGATCTAGTTAAGCTAAAGTCAGTTGAAGAAATTGTAGGCTCTTTGGACTATGTTTATAATGCTGTCAAAACTACTAGTTCAGCAATAAATGTACCTTTAATAGGCTTTACTGGAAGTCCTTGGACTTTAGCTGCATATATGATTGAAGGTTCAGGATCAAAGCAATTTAATAAATTGCGTAAGATGATGTATGCAGATCCAAAATTAATGCATACCTTATTACAGCGTTTGGCAGATATAACAATTATCTATTTGCTTGAGCAAGTTAAAGCAGGGGCGAGCTCTTTGATGATATTTGATACTTGGGGTGGCATACTGCCTTTAGAGCATTATAAAGATTTTTCTCTTAAGTATATGGATTATATTGCTAAAAATGTTAAGCAAAAAGTCAATGTGCCAGTAGTTTTCTTTACTAAGAGCGGCGCAAACTTCTTTGAAGAGTTAAAGAATAGATCTTGTGATGGAGTTGGAGTTGACTGGAGTGTTACATTAAAACAGGCGCGACATAGGATAGGTGTTGGTAAAGTTTTACAAGGAAATTTTGATCCAGCATTTTTATACGGTAGTAAAGAAAGTATTAGAGCGACTGTTAAAGCTAACGTTGAATTTATCCAGTCAGACAAGCTAAATAACTATATTGTTAACTTAGGTCATGGTATCTATCCTGATATAGATCCTGATAATGTTAAAGTTATGATTGATGCGGTTAGGGAGTTTAGTGTTTAA
- a CDS encoding YifB family Mg chelatase-like AAA ATPase has product MSLAVLKSRAQLGIEAPLVSIEVHLSNGLPGLSIVGLPEAAVKESKDRVRSAIINTGFNFPNKRITINLAPADLPKSSGRFDLPIALGILYASGQVNIVKDIAEYEFAGELSLSGELRKISSAIPMAIKCVEEDKKLIVPIQNDKEIGLVESVQAYSFDSLNSVIEFLSGTEKEPIKPNIEVDFSKLYQDLEDVKGQYQAKRALEIAAAGGHNILLVGPPGTGKTMLASRLNSILPTLDKKEALSSAMIASIKGESGIAESFYKRPFRHPHHTSSGVSLVGGGSNPMPGEISLAHNGVLFLDELPEFDRKVLEVLREPLETGSVNISRAKCQVEYPANFQLIAAMNPCPCGYLGSQFKECTDSIQAIRRYQSKLSGPLLDRIDLHVEVLELSKEDLTNQQLRGEKSGIVRERVKKARQLQISRQDKINSMLSSKELDRVCNLNDETRKMLTLAIEKLGLSARGYYKILKVARTIADLNNTENIDKLAIQEAISYRKMDKFIK; this is encoded by the coding sequence ATGTCTTTAGCAGTTCTAAAGAGTCGAGCACAACTTGGTATTGAAGCCCCTCTTGTCTCAATAGAGGTGCATTTATCAAATGGCTTGCCAGGCTTATCAATAGTTGGATTACCAGAGGCAGCTGTCAAAGAAAGTAAAGATCGTGTAAGAAGTGCGATCATTAATACAGGTTTTAATTTTCCTAATAAGCGTATCACGATCAATCTTGCACCAGCTGATTTGCCTAAAAGTAGTGGTAGATTTGATTTGCCAATAGCGTTAGGTATTTTGTATGCCTCTGGACAAGTGAATATTGTCAAAGATATCGCTGAATATGAGTTTGCTGGTGAGTTATCTTTGAGCGGTGAGCTAAGAAAAATATCTAGCGCCATACCGATGGCTATTAAATGTGTTGAGGAAGATAAAAAACTTATTGTGCCAATACAAAATGATAAAGAGATTGGTTTAGTTGAGTCAGTTCAAGCCTACAGCTTTGATAGCTTAAATAGCGTTATAGAGTTTTTATCAGGAACTGAAAAAGAGCCAATAAAGCCAAATATAGAGGTTGACTTTAGTAAGCTATACCAAGATTTAGAAGATGTCAAAGGACAATATCAAGCCAAAAGAGCATTAGAGATTGCTGCGGCTGGTGGTCACAATATCCTTTTAGTAGGTCCTCCTGGTACCGGCAAGACAATGTTGGCAAGTAGACTAAATTCAATTTTACCAACGTTAGATAAGAAAGAAGCGCTCTCATCAGCAATGATTGCATCAATCAAAGGGGAATCAGGAATCGCTGAAAGTTTTTATAAAAGACCATTTCGTCATCCACATCACACTTCCTCTGGAGTATCTTTAGTTGGCGGCGGCAGTAATCCAATGCCTGGTGAGATTTCTTTAGCACACAATGGTGTACTTTTTCTTGATGAGTTGCCAGAATTCGATCGTAAAGTCTTAGAAGTCTTGCGTGAGCCTTTAGAAACTGGTAGTGTGAATATCTCTAGGGCTAAGTGCCAGGTTGAATATCCGGCAAATTTTCAGTTAATAGCGGCGATGAATCCATGCCCATGCGGCTATTTAGGCTCACAATTTAAAGAATGTACTGACTCAATCCAAGCGATTAGAAGGTATCAAAGTAAACTATCAGGGCCGCTTTTAGATAGGATAGATCTTCATGTTGAAGTTCTTGAACTTTCAAAAGAGGATCTGACAAATCAGCAGCTAAGAGGTGAGAAAAGCGGCATAGTTAGGGAGCGAGTTAAAAAAGCCCGCCAGCTACAAATCTCTAGACAAGATAAGATTAACTCAATGTTATCTAGTAAAGAGCTTGATAGAGTTTGTAATCTTAATGATGAAACGAGAAAAATGCTTACATTAGCTATAGAAAAGCTTGGACTATCTGCAAGAGGGTATTATAAAATACTCAAAGTTGCTAGAACGATAGCAGATCTTAATAATACTGAGAATATTGATAAATTAGCAATTCAAGAAGCTATTAGTTATAGAAAAATGGATAAGTTTATTAAATGA
- a CDS encoding accessory factor UbiK family protein encodes MKEILGPLNDVIKNSKESIINKSLKKLDVVSREEFEVQKKILFKTRQKLEQIEAKLDKLLAEKK; translated from the coding sequence ATGAAAGAAATTCTAGGTCCCCTTAATGATGTAATTAAAAATTCAAAAGAAAGTATTATTAATAAAAGCCTGAAAAAGCTTGATGTCGTAAGTAGGGAGGAATTTGAAGTACAGAAGAAAATTCTATTTAAAACTCGCCAAAAGCTTGAGCAAATAGAGGCTAAACTCGATAAGCTTTTAGCTGAGAAAAAATAA